Proteins from a genomic interval of Pseudomonas paeninsulae:
- a CDS encoding homoserine kinase, which yields MSVFTPLERHELEAFLAPYGLGRLRDFQGIVAGSENSNFFVSLEQGEFVLTLIERGPSADLPFFIELLDVLHAAGLPVPYALRTESGEALRSLAEKPALLQPRLPGKHVNLANPHHCQEVGGLLAHIHLATRAHVLERQSDRGLDWMLEEGPSLALRLPETQLPLLRDALAEIHALKPRILALPRANLHADLFRDNVLFDGNHLAGVIDFYNACAGPMLYDLAIALNDWCSDADGSLDAHRAQALLGAYAALRPFTPAEAELWPAMLRIACVRFWLSRLIAADSFAGQEVLIHDPGEFQHRLLQRQRVEVALPFAL from the coding sequence ATGTCGGTATTCACCCCCTTAGAGCGTCACGAACTGGAAGCCTTTCTCGCACCTTATGGCCTGGGTCGCCTGCGCGACTTCCAGGGCATCGTCGCGGGCAGCGAGAACAGCAACTTCTTCGTCAGCCTGGAGCAGGGCGAATTCGTCCTGACTCTGATCGAACGCGGCCCCAGCGCCGACCTGCCGTTCTTTATCGAACTGCTCGATGTGCTGCATGCGGCCGGCCTGCCGGTGCCCTATGCCCTGCGCACCGAGAGCGGCGAAGCGCTGCGCAGCCTGGCAGAGAAACCGGCGTTGCTGCAGCCGCGCCTGCCGGGCAAGCACGTCAACCTGGCCAACCCGCACCACTGCCAGGAAGTCGGCGGCCTGCTCGCGCATATTCACCTGGCCACCCGCGCCCATGTGCTGGAACGGCAGAGTGATCGTGGCCTGGACTGGATGCTCGAAGAGGGGCCGAGCCTGGCGCTGAGACTGCCGGAGACGCAATTGCCGTTGCTGCGCGATGCCCTGGCGGAGATTCATGCGCTCAAGCCACGCATCCTCGCCTTGCCGCGGGCCAACCTGCACGCCGACCTGTTCCGCGACAACGTGTTGTTCGACGGTAATCACCTGGCCGGGGTGATCGACTTCTATAACGCCTGCGCCGGGCCGATGCTCTACGACCTGGCAATCGCCCTGAATGACTGGTGCTCGGACGCCGATGGCAGTCTCGATGCGCACCGCGCCCAGGCCCTGCTCGGCGCCTATGCCGCCCTGCGTCCCTTCACCCCGGCCGAGGCCGAACTGTGGCCGGCCATGCTGCGCATCGCCTGCGTGCGCTTCTGGCTGTCGCGGCTGATCGCCGCCGACTCCTTCGCCGGCCAGGAAGTGTTGATCCATGATCCGGGCGAGTTCCAGCACCGTCTGCTGCAGCGCCAACGGGTCGAGGTGGCGCTGCCGTTCGCCCTGTAA
- a CDS encoding adenosylcobalamin-dependent ribonucleoside-diphosphate reductase, which translates to MAKTSGSIAAGIDNISGIALQAASEDIWAQKYRLTRKDGTPVDDSVDDTWQRVARALADVEPQEGREHWYQQFLWALRNGAIPAGRIISNAGAQDYKPATSTINCTVSGSITDSMDDILGKVHEAGLTLKAGCGIGYEFSTLRPRGSFVSGAGAHTSGPLSFMDIFDKMCFTVSSAGGRRGAQMGTFDIGHPDVREFIRAKREDGRLRQFNLSLLITDEFMQAVENDGEWPLIFPLHHKEKAELELDDPEQVLWREWPVHDGYIVREDGLVACRIYGRVKARHLWDMIMVSTYDYAEPGFILIDRVNQLNNNWWCEAIRATNPCGEQPLPPYGSCLLGSINLTCFVIDPFGVEARFDWDKYRQVVRIFTRMLDNVVEINGLPLEQQRHEIEHKRRHGMGFLGLGSTLTLLKLRYGSPESCVFTEEVAREMALVGWEEALELSREKGPAPLLVEDFKVTAEMLRKRPEMKTDGYKVGDQIPGRVLHAKYSRYMQKLAEFAPQLIEDLAARGARFTHHSSIAPTGTISLSLANNASNGIEPSFAHHYSRNLIRPGRKAKEKIEVFSYELLAYRTLINQRATPGSIEPGEQLPDYFITADDVSPTQHVDIQAAAQKWVDSSISKTANVPTDYPFEAFKDIYRYAWLQGLKGCTTFRFNPAAFQGVLVKEADLEKTLYRFVLEDGSAVELKGNQEVEYDGEVNSAANLFDALKEGYYGKY; encoded by the coding sequence ATGGCGAAGACGAGCGGATCCATCGCGGCAGGTATTGACAACATTTCCGGTATCGCTTTGCAGGCGGCCTCCGAGGATATCTGGGCACAGAAATACCGTCTCACCCGCAAGGACGGCACGCCGGTCGACGACAGCGTCGACGACACCTGGCAGCGTGTCGCCCGGGCGCTGGCGGATGTCGAGCCGCAAGAAGGACGCGAGCACTGGTATCAGCAATTTCTCTGGGCTCTGCGCAACGGCGCGATTCCCGCCGGGCGGATCATCTCCAACGCCGGCGCGCAGGACTACAAGCCGGCCACCTCGACCATCAACTGCACGGTCTCCGGCTCCATCACCGATTCGATGGACGACATCCTTGGCAAGGTTCACGAGGCAGGGTTGACGCTCAAGGCCGGCTGCGGCATCGGCTATGAGTTCAGCACCCTGCGTCCGCGGGGCTCCTTCGTTTCGGGTGCCGGCGCGCATACCAGCGGGCCGCTGTCGTTCATGGATATCTTCGACAAGATGTGTTTCACCGTCAGCTCCGCCGGCGGTCGTCGCGGCGCACAGATGGGCACCTTCGACATCGGCCATCCCGATGTGCGCGAATTCATCCGCGCCAAGCGCGAGGACGGCCGGCTGCGTCAGTTCAACCTCAGCCTGTTGATCACCGACGAGTTCATGCAGGCGGTGGAGAACGACGGCGAGTGGCCGCTGATTTTCCCACTGCACCACAAGGAAAAGGCCGAGCTGGAGCTGGACGATCCGGAGCAGGTGCTCTGGCGCGAATGGCCGGTGCACGACGGCTATATCGTCCGCGAGGACGGCCTGGTCGCCTGCCGTATCTACGGCCGGGTCAAGGCGCGGCATCTGTGGGACATGATCATGGTCTCCACTTACGATTACGCCGAGCCGGGCTTTATCCTCATCGACCGGGTCAACCAGCTGAACAACAACTGGTGGTGCGAGGCGATCCGCGCCACCAACCCCTGCGGCGAGCAGCCGCTGCCGCCCTATGGCTCGTGCCTGCTGGGCTCGATCAATCTGACCTGCTTCGTGATCGACCCGTTCGGTGTCGAGGCGCGCTTCGACTGGGACAAGTACCGCCAAGTCGTGCGTATTTTCACCCGCATGCTGGACAACGTGGTGGAGATCAACGGCCTGCCGCTGGAGCAGCAGCGGCACGAGATCGAACACAAGCGCCGGCATGGCATGGGCTTCCTCGGCCTCGGCTCGACCCTGACCCTGCTCAAGCTGCGCTACGGCAGCCCGGAATCCTGTGTGTTCACCGAAGAAGTCGCCCGCGAAATGGCGTTGGTCGGCTGGGAAGAGGCGCTCGAGCTGTCCAGGGAGAAAGGCCCTGCACCGCTGCTGGTGGAAGACTTCAAGGTCACCGCCGAGATGTTGCGCAAGCGCCCGGAGATGAAGACGGATGGCTACAAGGTTGGCGACCAGATTCCCGGTCGCGTGCTGCACGCCAAGTATTCGCGCTACATGCAGAAACTGGCGGAATTCGCCCCGCAACTGATCGAAGATCTGGCCGCGCGGGGCGCGCGCTTTACCCACCACAGCTCGATTGCCCCCACCGGCACCATCAGCCTGAGCCTGGCCAACAACGCCTCCAACGGTATCGAGCCGAGCTTCGCCCACCACTACTCGCGCAATCTGATCCGTCCTGGGCGCAAGGCCAAGGAGAAGATCGAGGTGTTCAGCTACGAGCTGCTGGCCTACCGCACCCTGATCAATCAGCGGGCCACACCGGGTTCGATCGAGCCGGGCGAGCAGCTGCCGGACTACTTCATCACCGCCGACGACGTCAGCCCAACCCAGCATGTGGATATCCAGGCTGCGGCGCAAAAATGGGTCGACTCGTCGATCTCGAAAACCGCCAATGTGCCGACCGACTACCCCTTCGAGGCGTTCAAGGACATCTACCGTTACGCCTGGCTCCAGGGCCTCAAGGGCTGCACCACCTTCCGCTTCAACCCGGCGGCCTTCCAGGGCGTACTGGTCAAGGAAGCCGACCTGGAGAAGACCCTCTACCGCTTCGTCCTTGAGGACGGCAGCGCGGTCGAGCTCAAGGGTAACCAGGAGGTCGAATACGATGGCGAGGTGAACTCCGCCGCCAACCTGTTCGACGCACTCAAAGAAGGCTACTACGGCAAGTACTGA
- the yihA gene encoding ribosome biogenesis GTP-binding protein YihA/YsxC, whose amino-acid sequence MQAKNPIIGLCQQATFQISAAKVDQCPDDLGYEVAFAGRSNAGKSSALNTLTHASLARTSKTPGRTQLLNFFRLDDERRLVDLPGYGYAKVPIPLKLHWQKHLEAYLGSRECLRGLMLMMDIRKPLTEFDILMLDWSTASEMPMHILLTKADKLAFGAAKTTLLKVQQDIRQRWGDRVSIQLFSAPKRMGIEDAQAVLAEWLQLGEFALSEPETED is encoded by the coding sequence ATGCAAGCTAAGAACCCCATTATCGGCCTGTGCCAACAAGCCACCTTCCAGATCAGCGCCGCCAAAGTCGACCAATGTCCGGACGATCTGGGCTACGAAGTGGCCTTTGCCGGCCGCTCCAACGCCGGCAAGTCCAGCGCGCTGAACACCCTGACCCACGCCAGTCTGGCGCGCACCTCGAAAACTCCGGGGCGCACTCAACTGCTGAACTTCTTCCGCCTGGACGATGAGCGGCGCCTGGTCGATCTGCCCGGTTACGGCTACGCCAAAGTTCCCATCCCGCTGAAGCTGCACTGGCAAAAGCACCTGGAAGCTTATCTGGGCAGCCGCGAGTGCCTGCGCGGGCTGATGTTGATGATGGATATCCGCAAGCCGCTGACCGAGTTCGACATTTTGATGCTGGATTGGTCGACAGCCAGCGAGATGCCCATGCACATTCTTCTGACCAAGGCCGACAAGCTGGCTTTCGGTGCGGCCAAGACGACGCTGCTCAAGGTGCAGCAGGATATCCGCCAGCGCTGGGGTGACCGGGTGAGCATCCAGTTGTTTTCCGCACCCAAGCGTATGGGCATCGAAGACGCCCAGGCGGTGCTGGCTGAATGGCTGCAATTGGGTGAGTTCGCGCTGAGCGAGCCGGAAACTGAAGACTGA
- a CDS encoding TSCPD domain-containing protein, with protein sequence MTVKISQRITGFKVVDEALERSAASTTPDKASKSSVVEMHESLQRPETLIGITYKIKSPLFEHALYVTVNDIVLNAGTPHEQRRPFEIFINSKNMDHFQWIVALTRIMSAVFRKGGGCTFLVEELKAVFDPRGGYLKKGGVYMPSIVAEIGVVLERHLIAIGMLEGQALDETQRQYLAEKRAAYEASLGAVTLEPGDGFPAGAQLCGKCNTQAVVQMDGCATCLNCGHSKCG encoded by the coding sequence ATGACCGTCAAGATCAGCCAGCGTATCACGGGTTTCAAAGTAGTCGACGAGGCCCTCGAACGCTCCGCCGCCAGCACCACCCCCGACAAGGCCAGCAAGAGCAGCGTGGTGGAAATGCACGAAAGCCTGCAGCGTCCGGAGACCCTGATTGGCATCACCTACAAGATTAAGTCGCCGCTGTTCGAGCACGCGCTCTATGTCACCGTCAACGACATCGTGCTCAATGCCGGCACGCCCCACGAGCAGCGCCGGCCGTTCGAGATATTCATCAACTCGAAGAACATGGATCATTTCCAATGGATCGTCGCGCTCACCCGAATCATGTCCGCGGTGTTCCGCAAGGGCGGCGGCTGCACCTTCCTGGTCGAGGAGCTGAAGGCGGTGTTCGATCCGCGCGGCGGCTACCTGAAGAAGGGCGGGGTGTACATGCCCTCCATAGTCGCCGAGATCGGTGTAGTGCTGGAGCGCCACCTGATCGCCATCGGCATGCTTGAGGGGCAGGCACTGGACGAAACCCAGCGCCAGTACCTGGCCGAGAAGCGCGCCGCCTACGAGGCCAGCCTGGGTGCCGTGACGCTGGAGCCGGGCGACGGCTTCCCGGCCGGTGCGCAGCTGTGTGGCAAGTGCAATACCCAGGCAGTGGTGCAGATGGACGGCTGCGCGACCTGCCTCAACTGCGGCCACTCCAAATGCGGCTAG
- a CDS encoding DUF2782 domain-containing protein, giving the protein MRTLNRLLLASLLAVTSLAAFADDAPSAEPDVTIRQEGDRTVKEYRVNGFLYAIKITPKTGKPYFLVRADGSDGNFVRSDSPDMLIPSWEIFKW; this is encoded by the coding sequence ATGCGCACACTCAATCGCTTGTTGCTGGCCAGCCTGTTGGCAGTCACTTCGCTCGCGGCATTTGCCGATGATGCGCCCTCGGCCGAGCCGGATGTAACCATCCGCCAGGAAGGCGATCGCACCGTTAAGGAATACCGGGTCAATGGTTTCCTCTATGCAATCAAAATCACCCCCAAGACCGGCAAGCCCTACTTTCTGGTGCGCGCCGACGGCAGTGACGGCAACTTCGTCCGTTCGGATTCTCCGGACATGCTGATTCCGTCCTGGGAAATCTTCAAATGGTAA
- the polA gene encoding DNA polymerase I translates to MSQAPLVLVDGSSYLYRAFHALPPLTTSKGLPTGAVKGVLNMLKSLRKQYPDSPFAVVFDAKGGTFRDALYAEYKANRPSMPDDLRVQVEPLHASVRAQGFPLLCVDNVEADDVIGTLARQCAGEGRDVVISTGDKDMAQLVCPHVTLVNTMTGSIYDIDGVKAKFGVGPELIIDYLALMGDKVDNIPGVPGVGEKTAQGLLVGIGGGLDVIYANLDQVAGLPIRGAKTLAAKLTEHRDMAYLSYELATIKLDVPLNLAIDALHPGPADVPALLELYDELEFKSWRDELLRQNKGQVAKSAKLGSVAPAADELFDLVASAAPQAEPAVVIPASTGYQTILDQAQFDRWLEKLNEAELIAFDSETTGLDAQKAQLVGLSFAVTAGEAAYIPLAHSYMGVPAQLDRDQVLAALKPILEDPHKAKVGQHAKYDINILANASTPIEVQGVAFDTMLESYVLDSTATRHDMDSLAQKYLDHSTIRFEDIAGKGAKQLTFDQIALELAGPYAAEDADVTLRLHQTLWAKLEAEPSLAKVLREIEIPLVPVLARIERQGALVDAKLLGEHSVELGDKLVALERQAFDIAGEEFNLSSPKQLGVILYEKLGLPIISKTAKGQASTAEAVLAELAEQDYELPKVLMQYRSLSKLKSTYTDRLPEQINPRTGRIHTSYHQAVAATGRLSSTDPNLQNIPIRSAEGRRIRQAFIAPKGYKLLAADYSQIELRIMAHLAKDESLLDAFRHGRDVHKATAAEVFGVPLDEVSSDQRRSAKAINFGLIYGMSAFGLAKQIGCDRKQAQAYIDVYFARYPGVLAYMERTRAQAAEQGYVETLFGRRLYLPEINAKNQGLRKGAERTAINAPMQGTAADIIKRAMIAVDNWLSESGLDAKVILQVHDELVLEVREDLIEQVREQIKQLMSGAAELDVPLLVEVGVGDNWDEAH, encoded by the coding sequence ATGAGCCAAGCTCCTCTCGTCCTGGTCGACGGTTCTTCGTACCTGTACCGCGCCTTCCATGCCCTGCCGCCGCTGACCACCTCCAAGGGCTTGCCCACCGGTGCGGTGAAGGGCGTATTGAACATGCTCAAGAGCCTGCGCAAGCAGTACCCCGACAGCCCCTTCGCCGTGGTTTTCGATGCCAAGGGCGGAACCTTCCGCGATGCGCTGTACGCCGAGTACAAGGCCAACCGGCCGTCGATGCCCGATGATCTGCGCGTGCAGGTCGAGCCGTTGCACGCCAGCGTCAGGGCGCAAGGCTTCCCGCTGCTGTGTGTCGATAACGTCGAAGCCGATGATGTGATCGGTACGCTGGCCCGCCAGTGCGCCGGCGAAGGCCGTGACGTGGTGATTTCCACCGGCGACAAGGACATGGCCCAGCTGGTCTGCCCGCACGTTACGCTGGTCAATACCATGACCGGTAGCATCTATGACATCGATGGCGTGAAAGCGAAATTCGGTGTCGGTCCTGAACTGATCATCGACTACCTGGCGCTGATGGGCGACAAGGTCGACAACATTCCGGGAGTACCGGGGGTCGGCGAGAAAACCGCACAAGGCCTGCTGGTCGGTATCGGTGGCGGTCTCGACGTGATCTACGCCAACCTCGATCAGGTGGCCGGGCTGCCGATTCGCGGGGCCAAGACCCTGGCGGCCAAGCTCACCGAGCACCGCGACATGGCGTACCTGTCCTACGAGCTGGCGACCATCAAGCTGGACGTGCCCTTGAACCTGGCAATCGACGCGCTGCATCCTGGCCCCGCCGATGTGCCCGCGTTGCTCGAGCTGTACGACGAGCTGGAATTCAAGAGCTGGCGCGATGAGTTGTTGCGCCAGAACAAGGGCCAGGTTGCCAAAAGCGCCAAGCTCGGCAGCGTCGCGCCAGCTGCCGATGAGCTGTTTGACCTGGTCGCCAGCGCTGCGCCGCAAGCCGAGCCGGCCGTCGTGATCCCCGCCTCGACGGGCTACCAGACGATTCTCGACCAGGCGCAGTTCGATCGCTGGCTGGAGAAACTCAACGAAGCCGAGCTGATCGCCTTCGACAGCGAAACCACTGGCCTCGATGCACAGAAGGCGCAGCTGGTGGGCTTGTCGTTTGCGGTCACGGCTGGCGAGGCCGCCTATATTCCGCTGGCCCACTCCTATATGGGCGTACCGGCGCAGCTCGATCGGGATCAGGTGCTGGCCGCGCTCAAGCCGATTCTCGAAGACCCGCACAAGGCCAAGGTCGGCCAGCACGCCAAGTACGACATCAATATCCTCGCCAATGCCTCGACGCCGATCGAAGTACAGGGCGTGGCCTTCGACACCATGCTCGAGTCCTATGTGCTCGACTCCACGGCCACCCGCCATGACATGGACAGCCTGGCGCAGAAGTACCTCGACCACAGCACCATCCGTTTCGAGGACATCGCCGGCAAAGGCGCCAAGCAGCTGACCTTCGACCAGATCGCCCTGGAACTGGCCGGGCCTTATGCGGCGGAAGACGCCGATGTGACCCTGCGCCTGCACCAGACCTTGTGGGCCAAGCTCGAAGCCGAACCGAGCCTGGCCAAGGTCTTGCGCGAGATCGAGATACCGCTGGTGCCGGTGCTGGCGCGGATCGAGCGCCAGGGGGCGCTGGTCGACGCCAAGCTGCTCGGCGAACACAGCGTCGAGCTGGGCGACAAGCTGGTGGCGCTGGAGCGCCAGGCCTTCGACATCGCCGGTGAGGAATTCAATCTGTCCTCGCCCAAGCAGCTCGGGGTGATTCTCTACGAGAAACTCGGCCTGCCAATCATCAGCAAGACCGCCAAGGGCCAGGCTTCCACGGCCGAGGCGGTGCTCGCCGAGCTGGCCGAGCAAGACTACGAACTGCCCAAGGTGCTGATGCAGTACCGCTCCTTAAGCAAGCTCAAGAGCACCTACACCGACCGCCTGCCGGAGCAGATCAACCCGCGCACCGGGCGCATCCACACCAGCTACCATCAGGCGGTGGCGGCCACCGGACGACTGTCGTCCACCGACCCCAACCTGCAGAACATTCCGATCCGCAGCGCCGAGGGTCGACGCATTCGCCAGGCCTTCATCGCGCCCAAGGGCTACAAGCTGCTGGCGGCGGACTACTCGCAGATCGAGCTGCGCATCATGGCCCACCTGGCCAAGGACGAGAGCTTGCTGGACGCCTTCCGCCATGGCCGCGATGTGCACAAGGCCACCGCGGCCGAGGTGTTCGGCGTTCCCCTGGATGAGGTCAGCAGCGACCAGCGGCGTAGCGCCAAGGCGATCAACTTCGGCCTGATCTATGGCATGAGCGCCTTCGGCCTGGCCAAGCAGATTGGTTGCGACCGTAAGCAGGCCCAGGCCTATATCGACGTCTACTTCGCCCGTTACCCCGGCGTGCTCGCCTATATGGAGCGCACCCGCGCACAGGCTGCCGAGCAGGGCTATGTCGAGACCCTGTTCGGCCGTCGCCTGTACCTGCCGGAAATCAACGCGAAGAACCAGGGCCTGCGCAAGGGCGCCGAACGCACCGCGATCAACGCGCCGATGCAGGGCACCGCCGCGGATATCATCAAGCGCGCGATGATCGCGGTGGACAACTGGCTGAGCGAGTCAGGGCTGGATGCCAAGGTGATCTTGCAGGTGCACGACGAACTGGTGCTGGAGGTGCGCGAAGACCTGATCGAGCAGGTGCGCGAGCAGATCAAGCAACTGATGAGCGGCGCCGCCGAACTGGATGTGCCGCTGCTGGTGGAAGTGGGCGTGGGCGATAACTGGGACGAGGCGCACTAA